CCCTGGCCTTCGAACAACTCACCACTATCGACAGCCACGCCGATCATCTGCACACTGTCGACTATCTGCACCGCACCCGCCGTCCCTGCGTGGTGATCGCCGGCAGCGGCATGTGCGCGGGCGGGCGCATCGTCAACTATCTTAAGGCGCTTCTCGCGGAGCCCGCCACCGATGTGCTGTTCGTCGGCTATCAGGCGGCGGGCACGCCGGGGCGGGCGATCCAGCAGTACGGCCCGCGCGGCGGTTATGTGACGCTCGACGGCAAGCGCTACGACATTCGCGCCCAGGTGCATACTCTCTCGGGCTACAGTGCCCACGCCGATCAGCGCAATCTGCTCAATTTCATCAAACGCATGCGCCGCCGTCCAAAGTTGGTGCATCTGGTCCATGGCGAGGCGCAAGCCAAGGCCGCGCTCAGGGGAGAGTTGGAGGCGCTGGGCGTGGCGGTGCGCGTCTGAATGGCGTGGTTCGCACAACCAGCAGGGGGGGCTCTTGAGGGAAAACGAAATACCTGTAACCGCTGGGTCGCTATTTAGACGAGCCGATTTGGATCCTGTCTGCTGTGTAACACGCGGACAATCGTGATGTGCTTGGATTGCACCTGATAAAATACGATGTGACTTTCAATCGGAAAACTTCGGATCTCAGGGAGAAGTTCGGGGCGCTCCATGCCGATATGAGGCCGTTCAGTCAGCGACCAAAGACATTCTTTGAGATTCTCGATATACTTGGATGACTGGTTCTGCCCCCAGTTTCGCAGACTAAATAGATAAATGTCTCTGAGGTCATCTCGTGCAGCGGGTGAGATGACCAGATGATGATGGCTCATGAACGAGGCTCGCCCCGGAGATCATCAAACAATTTATCAAGCTCTTTTCTGGATTCAATCCTGATCCCTTGCCCCTGCTTAAGTTGGTCAACGCCCATTTGGATCTGTTCGCGCAAACGAGCGAGCTTGATCTCATAGATCCACTCTTCGTGGGCATCCATAAAGCGCAAGGCTTCTCGGATGACCTCGCTGGCGTTGCTGTAGAGGCCGCTTTCAACCTTGGCTTTGACGCGGGCTACCAATTCCGGTGTCAGTGAGATGTGCATAACTTTCTCCGTATCGAGGGACTTTAATCAAAGAATAGGGCGCTATACAAAGATTGTCAATCTTTGTAGTTTTTGAGGGGCCTTGGAGTGCTTTCAGGTTTTGCGAACCCCTTTTTCAGGTTTTTCCTGATAGACAAGTCGGGAAATTTTGTTCTATGCTAATGGCTCAATTTTGTGCTGTTTTTATCGTCTACGGATGGGTTGGCCCGTGCTGCGCGGTCTGATATGGCATGGGACGCAAAACCTTGAGGGGTTTATACAGGTTTATGAAGTCTTCTTTAGTTCTCAGCAAAAGATCCTGGATCATTTTTGGTCTTAAGACCGTCATTATTGCCTCTGCTTTTTTCCTCGCCTTTCTGCTGCGTTTCGATTTCCAGATTCCCGGGGCGCAGTGGCGCATCTTTCTCGAGATGGTGCTGCCCGTTCTGCTGATCAAGCATGCGATTTTCTGGGGTTTCGGACTGAGTCACGGCTGGTGGCGCTATGTATCGCTGGCCGATGTTTTCGATGTGTTCAAGGCCAATCTGGCGGCCTCGTTGGCGGTG
The window above is part of the Geoalkalibacter ferrihydriticus DSM 17813 genome. Proteins encoded here:
- a CDS encoding type II toxin-antitoxin system RelE/ParE family toxin, with the translated sequence MSHHHLVISPAARDDLRDIYLFSLRNWGQNQSSKYIENLKECLWSLTERPHIGMERPELLPEIRSFPIESHIVFYQVQSKHITIVRVLHSRQDPNRLV
- a CDS encoding type II toxin-antitoxin system ParD family antitoxin, with amino-acid sequence MHISLTPELVARVKAKVESGLYSNASEVIREALRFMDAHEEWIYEIKLARLREQIQMGVDQLKQGQGIRIESRKELDKLFDDLRGEPRS